Proteins encoded by one window of Ascochyta rabiei chromosome 1, complete sequence:
- a CDS encoding Methylene-fatty-acyl-phospholipid synthase translates to MLSRRIFRQLTDSVLLESSLLPKRSFCPVAVCVSCSFGGRATAPRARHASSSSTRWKTRQGNDHFAREARVQGLKSRAAFKLLELNEKHKLFKPGQTVVDLGFAPGSWSQVAVNRTTPDGRVIGIDLIPAQPPRGVSTIQGNFLSPAIQDEVRAYVRDPNLGRPRKQTISEEPGGLTEEQMDEIERGYIDIERQARMEGVEMEQLRQPTEGSESVPDAKRSLKERDAREGRVVDVVLSDMMMNTSGNPFRDHAGSMDLCMAALTFSFDTLKTGGHFLCKFYQGSEEKAFETKLKRLFAKVSREKPESSRSASKEAYFVALRRKETVTREEVFRE, encoded by the exons ATGCTTTCACGACGGATATTTCGGCAGCTTACAGACAGCGTCCTCCTGGAATCGAGCTTGCTGCCAAAGAGGTCATTTTGTCCTGTCGCAGTATGCGTCTCTTGTTCCTTTGGTGGTCGAGCCACTGCGCCACGCGCTCGCCATGCATCCTCCTCGTCCACCAGATGGAAGACGCGTCAGGGCAACGACCACTTCGCACGTGAAGCTCGTGTGCAAGGACTGAAGAGCCGCGCTGCTTTCAAGCTGCTTGAG CTGAATGAGAAGCACAAGCTGTTTAAGCCTGGACAAACCGTTGTTGATCTT GGCTTTGCACCAGGGTCATGGTCCCAG GTCGCTGTGAATCGCACGACGCCCGATGGAAGAGTAATAGGCATCGACCTGATCCCGGCACAACCTCCACGAGGCGTATCTACGATACAGGGCAACTTTCTGTCTCCAGCGATCCAAGACGAAGTTCGAGCGTACGTCCGCGATCCCAACCTGGGCCGACCCCGCAAGCAAACCATCTCAGAGGAGCCGGGTGGCCTTACCGAGGAGCAAATGGACGAGATAGAGCGAGGATACATCGACATCGAAAGACAGGCTCGTATGGAAGGTGTTGAGATGGAGCAACTGCGGCAGCCAACAGAAGGATCAGAGAGCGTCCCAGATGCCAAGAGGTCTTTGAAGGAGCGAGATGCACGTGAAGGACGAGTCGTCGATGTGGTGCTTAGTGACAT GATGATGAACACCAGCGGCAACCCTTTCAGAGATCACGCAGGCAGCATG GACCTGTGCATGGCTGCCTTGACGTTCTCGTTCGATACTTTGAAGACGGGTGGGCACTTCTTATGCAAGTTCTATCAAGGATCCGAGGAGAAGGCCTTCGAAACCAAGCTGAAGCGTTTGTTTGCAAAGGTGTCTCGCGAAAAGCCTGAGTCATCACGCAGC GCGTCAAAGGAGGCGTACTTTGTAGCGTTGCGGCGCAAGGAGACAGTCACAAGAGAGGAGGTTTTCCGTGAATGA